A stretch of Strix aluco isolate bStrAlu1 chromosome 16, bStrAlu1.hap1, whole genome shotgun sequence DNA encodes these proteins:
- the TSSC4 gene encoding U5 small nuclear ribonucleoprotein TSSC4, whose product MGDQDAGEPFLGIVAGGATDYEGALPSDTVSLSDSDSDDLGLADEAEVDTISPEEPSVDDGDYRSGETPDSSDSSHRSPAQPFHLRGMSSTFSLRSQSIFDCLEEAAKLSVPSMPEDNVVDGRFKRPLPPTPVSSNMVAESLGKQVRPVQAPKTSGAVPDYVAHPERWTKYSLDGVSESSDKTNKAVAMEFLEGLKKRGEEQSSGTQGSYTPYFNQDPSSCGAGRIVFTKPVKRSVDGLEKKTSAGEDDKKHKKTDLKGKSLKKTDDLREEDEVELGHLDSGSGKATEEEECVMAGDLNVGGKLSARPRGTGEEPSVETVGFHCSKKKSRKNFRPKVDDEGEEEES is encoded by the coding sequence ATGGGAGATCAGGATGCAGGTGAACCCTTCCTGGGGATAGTGGCTGGTGGTGCCACCGACTATGAAGGAGCTCTGCCCTCAGACACAGTGTCGCTCAGCGATTCTGATTCCGATGATTTGGGGTTAGCGGATGAAGCAGAAGTTGATACGATATCTCCTGAGGAGCCGTCTGTAGATGATGGGGATTACAGGTCAGGGGAGACCCCCGACTCTTCAGACAGCAGTCACAGATCTCCCGCCCAGCCGTTCCACCTGAGGGGCATGAGTTCTACGTTCTCTCTCCGTAGCCAGAGCATTTTTGATTGCCTGGAAGAGGCGGCCAAGTTGTCTGTGCCCTCAATGCCTGAAGATAATGTTGTTGATGGGAGGTTCAAGCGTCCGTTGCCTCCAACCCCTGTTTCCAGTAACATGGTTGCAGAAAGCCTGGGAAAGCAAGTCAGACCAGTGCAGGCTCCCAAAACCTCCGGGGCAGTGCCTGACTACGTGGCACACCCGGAGCGCTGGACCAAGTACAGCCTCGATGGCGTTTCAGAGTCTAGTGACAAGACTAACAAGGCCGTGGCCATGGAATTTCTAGAGGGTTtgaagaaaagaggggaggaacaAAGCTCAGGTACCCAAGGAAGCTACACCCCATACTTCAACCAGGACCCTTCCAGCTGTGGAGCTGGGAGGATTGTCTTCACCAAACCAGTTAAAAGGAGTGTTGATggactggaaaagaaaacatcagcaGGGGAGGATGAtaagaaacacaagaaaacagaTCTGAAAGGAAAATCTCTGAAGAAGACTGATGACTTgagggaggaagatgaggtaGAGCTGGGGCACTTAGATAGTGGAAGTGGAAAGGcaacagaggaggaggagtgtgTGATGGCGGGGGACCTGAATGTAGGGGGTAAGCTTAGTGCAAGGCCTCGTGGCACAGGTGAAGAGCCATCGGTGGAAACAGTTGGGTTCCATTGCAGTAAGAAGAAGAGTAGGAAAAATTTCCGACCTAAAGTAGACgatgaaggggaggaggaagagtccTGA